The Toxorhynchites rutilus septentrionalis strain SRP chromosome 3, ASM2978413v1, whole genome shotgun sequence genome includes a region encoding these proteins:
- the LOC129779416 gene encoding uncharacterized protein LOC129779416 — protein sequence MFEPDFTNSSMEPEQYYSDDDEYMYQEPDGFGSTNGSACSAIHQEMECNTYMQDVRNSTSDPRCDLNWPLASLCPVYVANFRDEHIRRRDQRIREYFATKGLYVRCWFHRTDEYYLNFQNKAGLIDMLVYFSTEEEAQQAIRYCHRDRYKGYILNVFPGREPEYFPTNRSIYYRNMKSGRVHSEEFMERRVRRYGSVKCVVKFDTTTGAAEFETNSDMMKVWNREKLWIPLAMPCNVKKQRFLEDDLRSQIADHLQKRPDFLGLYERDPIWEMLQRGEIPKLPKNSKQHSVQPLRRGPSKDAQYGRLQRKTLQQRKQIEKDLLRGVLPSCRQKHKNAKIRFRKLVEQVKQELCSAGMRTTKLINI from the coding sequence ATGTTCGAACCGGATTTCACAAATAGCTCGATGGAGCCTGAGCAATATTATTCCGACGATGACGAATATATGTACCAAGAACCGGATGGATTCGGTTCTACTAACGGCTCCGCCTGTTCAGCGATACACCAAGAAATGGAATGCAACACGTATATGCAGGATGTACGTAACTCCACGAGTGATCCTCGCTGTGACCTAAACTGGCCGCTCGCCAGTCTTTGTCCGGTATATGTGGCAAATTTTCGTGATGAGCACATTCGTCGAAGGGATCAAAGAATTCGAGAATACTTTGCGACAAAAGGATTATATGTACGGTGCTGGTTTCACCGTACAGATGAATACTATTTGAACTTTCAAAACAAAGCGGGATTGATCGATATGCTGGTATATTTTTCTACGGAAGAAGAAGCACAACAAGCAATCAGATACTGCCATCGGGATAGATATAAAGGTTATATTCTAAATGTGTTTCCGGGTAGAGAGCCGGAATATTTCCCGACAAATCGCAGTATATATTATAGGAACATGAAATCTGGACGTGTGCACAGCGAGGAGTTCATGGAACGTCGTGTCAGACGGTACGGATCGGTAAAGTGTGTCGTAAAATTTGATACGACAACAGGAGCGGCGGAGTTTGAGACCAATAGCGATATGATGAAAGTTTGGAATCGTGAAAAATTATGGATACCGTTGGCTATGCCATGCAACGTTAAAAAGCAGCGCTTCCTAGAGGATGACTTAAGATCACAAATTGCTGATCATCTGCAAAAAAGGCCCGACTTTTTAGGATTGTATGAAAGGGATCCTATTTGGGAAATGTTGCAACGGGGCGAAATACCCAAATTACCCAAGAATAGCAAGCAACACAGTGTACAACCATTGCGACGTGGACCATCGAAGGACGCACAATATGGTCGGCTTCAGAGAAAAACGCTCCAGCAgagaaaacaaattgaaaaagatCTTTTGCGTGGCGTATTGCCGTCATGTCGACAGAAACATAAGAACGCAAAGATTCGTTTCAGAAAATTGGTTGAGCAAGTCAAACAGGAGTTGTGTTCAGCCGGGATGCGAACTACTAAGCTGATTAATATATAA